One region of Paenibacillus polymyxa M1 genomic DNA includes:
- a CDS encoding EamA family transporter encodes MLKGPTLVNFLLLVLNVIMLCSGQVFFKLGLEKIGGVSLSSAWKALFVPNIIVGLLLYVFATLIWFVVLSRMPLSVAYPIQSLAYIFGVIAALFIFHEPVSMMKWVGSAIILVGVFIIALD; translated from the coding sequence ATGCTAAAAGGACCCACGCTAGTTAATTTTTTATTACTAGTTCTCAATGTAATCATGTTATGTAGTGGACAAGTTTTTTTTAAACTGGGGCTGGAGAAAATAGGAGGAGTCAGCTTAAGTAGTGCTTGGAAAGCTTTATTTGTTCCAAATATAATTGTTGGATTGTTATTATATGTTTTTGCTACATTGATTTGGTTCGTTGTGTTGTCTAGAATGCCTTTGAGTGTTGCTTATCCAATTCAGAGCTTGGCATATATTTTTGGTGTTATAGCAGCATTGTTTATTTTTCATGAGCCAGTATCTATGATGAAATGGGTTGGATCAGCAATAATTTTAGTAGGCGTTTTTATAATAGCATTAGA